The genomic region ATGCCATGAAGAATATGTGTGTACGTGGGTGTGTAATGTTAACAGACAGTGAAAGTCGTCCTGTTTGGACAGCCAAAGAGGGGAGTAATCCGAAGACGCGATGATTCTGTTACTCGGCAGAACCTACGTACACCCCGACGGGGCTCTGTAAGTTGCCGACGCAAAGCCGCGATAGCGATCATTGCAACCGCTCGACTGTGCGTTAGGTCGCTTCTGCTTCGCCGGCAGAACTCACTCTGTGCAATCAGGAACTGCTTCTCGTCTGTGAACTGGtcgtctgctgtcagcaaCTGCACGTCATGCGCCATTTTTGGGTGAACCGCGTGCTGCGCTAGCAGCATTCATGTCCTCATAACTGCCAAGCGGTTCCTCGGAGTGTGCGAGGACGCCTTGGCGGTTCACGTATTTGGCGTCAACCCCTCTAGTCAATCCAgggacgacgacgtcggcgactGCGGCAACCCTCTATTACACCTGGATCGGCGCTCAAGGGCTGCAGCTAGGGCGGGGCATACGCCAACCACCCCTCGTCCGCACTTGTCGCCAAAGTCAAACCCTTCCCTGCAGCGGGGCCCTCTGGGACCACCGTCATTTCGGCCCGACAAGCACCGTTCACCGCACTCAccgtccttgtcgttgTGGAACTCGCGCAGGAAGACGAGCAACCGCTCCTTGTTCCGCCGCAGGATTCTCGCAATCTCTGGTGGCTTGTTCGGGTTGGCCACGAACACCTTGAACACGTGGAACGCCTCGAACTGAATGTTGCGGCTGCGGTCGCGGAGGAAGTTCATCATGAGCTTGAGATTGGCCTCGGATGCGATGTAGCGCGTCATGATGCTGTAGttggcgcggtcgaggaggatctCGCCCAACAGCTTGAGCGACTGCCGCTTGGTCACGTAATTGCTCGACATGATGAGCGTATTGTACATGGTGAAGAAACGGTCGTAGTTGGCCTCCAGGTAGGCAGCCACCATCTGCTTGTGCTTTGTGAGGGTGtcctggggtcagctgtAGAAAGAGGATCAACTGTAGCGGTTGGCGACCAAGAGTGGACGTCCTCCGCCTACCTGGCCTCGCTCTACACATCACATCAGACGTCATCCGGCTTAGGCACCCAACACCCACCTTCATGTTTGCAAACGCATCACACGAGATGCCAAACGTCGTGTCCTCAATGTACTTTGGGAAGGTGTAGAATCTTAGTTAGCTTCGTCCCAGCTGTACACGTACTCTTCAGAGTAGAGTAAGATCTTGGCGAGCGGCTCGTACCGCAGCATCTCCTTGAGGATCATGCCCGTGTTCAGCGCCACCTCCGGGTCGGCGTATCTGTTGTCAGTTGTGCACAACGTTTGGCAGCTCACCCATGAAGCGCGTTGAAGAGGATGGCGGGCTTGTGTGCGATGTGATCGACGGTTGGCAGGCGGGTCCCGAGAGTACGTCGCAACAGGGAGCTATAGATGTGCCCCACGTCCTTGCGggcctgccgtcagctgaTATCGAGGGCCTAGACAAGCTGAAACTTGCCTCAAACTCGAGCTGCCGCAGGTGCATCACAAGCAGTGCCAGTAGGTCCTGGTTGTACACCTCGTTCGTGACAGCCGTCTGGCTCTCGGGAGAGGCGTcaacgtcgccctcgcctaGCAGGCACGCCTTGACACTCGCGATCAGCTTCGAGCACTCCTCCGCAACCTGCCGTCAGTCCTGCCGAGCTGGAACGCACTTTCCGCTTGGTCTCTGGAGAGCCTGGCGCGTCTAACCGCAGGAGGTAGTCGCGGAGCAGGCGCGCGCTCTCCTGCGGTGAGCGTGTCTTGGTGCGGTTGAAGAAGTTCATCGCGTAAGGCGGTTGTTTGGACGGTCTTGAACGTCGGACAcgggggggaaggaggagggaggagagggggaaAAATAGGGTATGAGCAGTCGGAGTGACCGTCTAGGCGCTTGGTATCGTTCAAGGTGACGGGGGAGGAGTGGTTGATGTAGAGTGTAGAATGATATGTAGGATGTGTGGGATGTGATGCTATAGTAGCCTAGCAATCAGAGTGTTGTTGTGCCTTCCTTGCCTCCTCTAGTTCGAATGATGACCCACCGTGTCATCACAGCCACCCTCCACTCTTATATCATACCCCCACATAACCACCTGGTGTTACCGCCACTCAACCTGTTgtcatcaccatcaccattGAGCGCGTGTTCTGATCCCAACATCACTCAGCATGGACAACTCGCCAACGTACGCTGCATTCATTGAGCTCAACTGATAATCAGCGCCCTCTTCGAAAactacgacgacgatctcaagcagctcgtcTCTAGCctcaagggcaagctcgaTGGCGATGTCCAGACCCTCCGTGGTGGTGAATACCGCCTGCGTAGCCATCCAGTGAAGCTGACCACAGAACCGCGCAAGGCGGCGCTGAAGAAGGTCTCtgatgacctcgacgaggcagaGGAAATCGTGCGTCCCAGCCCACGTGGTggctgaccccagatcTCGCAGATGGAACTCGAGATCCCCTCGATGCCCGTTAGCCTCCGCAAGAACTTCCAGGAGCGGCTAGCCACAAGCAAGGCGTcggtcgacaaggtcacGAAGCAGGTGGTACGTCTTTTCTTTGTTTGGATCTGATGTTAGCGCGACCTCCGCGCGTCGACGCAACGCGAGGAGCTACTCGCCGGCGCGGGTGGATGGAGCGATGACCCGTACACTGACGACGACCCGAGTGCGTTCAGTGCGCGTacccgcctcctcgcagGTACGGAGATGCTCTCCACAAGCAGCCAGCGACTCGACAACGCACACCGCGTCGCACTTGAGACGGAGGACGTCGGTGCCGATATTCTGCGTAACCTCCGTGGGCAGCGGGAGCAGATCGAGCACACACGCGACACCTTGACTGGCGCCGACGCGAGCATCGACCGTGCCGCAGGAACACTTAAGAAGATGATACACAAGTGAGTTGAGGTTGGCCGAGTCGTCGAATGAGCTGCGCAAGAAGAAACGCAACCTGTCAAGGCAGCCTCATTCTTAGACCATGCAGCTGCCACCCGCACCGCCCGCCTCACCAAACACACTCTGATACCAGGATGTACCAGCAGAAGGTAGTCACCGGCGCGATTATTGCAGTGCTCGTGCTCCTGATCATCCTCGTTCTGTGGTCCAAGATTCGCGGTTAATGTTGTTACGCTATAGATTGATGACGTTGTTTGTCTACGGGCGTGGAGCGTTCGTGCGGGAGGATCAGGCCGAGTAATCAATGCTACTGACGCGGAACGGGCAGGTATACATGCAATGCGAGGTGTCTACTTCTTCTtgatctccttgagcttgatTGTCTCGTCGCCGATAAAGATACCCTGTGTGTGAGCTGCATGctctctctcccctctcctttCCTCCACGCTCTCGTGCACACCCCGTATGCTCGCGCTCACTCACCTTGCCACGGTAGGGCTCGGGCTTGCGCCACCGGCGGATCTTCGCGGCGAACCTCCCAAGCTTCTGGTTGTCAatgccctcgaggacgatcTTGGTCGGCGCAGGCGTAGTGACCTTGATGTCGACGGGAATGTCAATCAGCACGGGATGCGCGAACCCAAGCTTGATGTTGAGCCGGTCCTTCGGCAGGGGTGGGAGAACGTAGGGAGGTGCGCCGGGGCTGGCGGGCTTGGCCACACGGGGAATAGAAGCCTGGATGTCGCGGAACACCTTGGGGATGGGTTCGACGGCGGCACGATATCCAACACCGACCAAACGCAGTTCGACAGTGTATCCCTCTGACACGCCCTTGACGGCGTTGTTCAGCAGTCCACGCGTGAGGCCCCACAACGAGCGGTGCgacttggcctcctcgtcgtgcACGCGCACTTCGAGCGGTTGTCCGGCAGCGGGAGggtcgaggatgatgggCGGAAGGATGGGGACGGTCAAGGCTCCACGCGGgcccttgacctcgacgaaGCGCTGGCCGGCCTCGGACGCCATCGGCAGCTCGGGGTCAATGCTGGAGGTCGGGTACTGGatctcgaccttggccggGATTGGGATGGGGCGCGAACCGACGtgcgacgccgcgcgcgcggtcgTGCTGAACGCgcgtgacgacgaggcaaCAGAGGTGCGCAACAGGGCGCGCGGGTTCATGATGGCGGTGATGTGTTTCGGAGTGTGAGATCGCCGCGAGGCGCAAAGAGCAATCTCTAAGCTCGACTTTCCGCCGTCCTCCGCGTTGGGATTAATGGATGAAAAAATAGCTGCCAAATATTGCCGCGTGCTTGACTGACTTGGGGGCGTCACTACTTCCATCCAACCTTGAACTTCGAGATACAGCGCCATCAACAACACCATCCGTTAACATGGgaaagaagaagaggacgcAGGTTTTTGTAAGCTTTTACCTCAACAAtgaagctgacaccaggtaCTCAAGCCGTGGTGCTGGTActgcgagcgcgagttTGAGGATGACAAGGGTGCGCGCCTCcttcaccttcctccaccgATGACTAACCCCAGTTCTGCTGCAACACCAGAAGTCGAAGCACTTCAAATGTCAGCTGTGCCCCCGCAAGCTCAATACGGCCGGAGGTCTTATGGTCCACTCGCAGCAGGTGCACAAGTCCGAGCCCGAACCGCTTACCAACACCCTTCCCGGGCGTGATGGGTACGACATCGAGATCTTCGGGATGGAGGGTGTGCCGACGAATGCGCTGGCCGAGTGGAAGGCGCGCAAAGAGCAGGAGGCTGGTGCTGCGGCTCTGGTTCAGCAGGCGGAGCGCAAGCGTCCCAGGCACCAATACACTGTCATCCCCGAGGCGGACCTGATggcggcgcttgcgcaACACAAGGCGCTCATGGCTGCGCGTCGCTTGGCCAACAAGAATGCcggcgcgcctcctcctgtcGTTCCCCCTCCATTTCCCCCTCCCGGCATGCCAACTTTCCCCCACGGAGCGTGAGTACCTTGGCTGCCACACAAAGCGAGATATGCAGCCGAGAGATGGCGCGACAAaccagctcacaccagtcCACCCCCCTTCCCGGGACGCCCACCATTTATGTCCGGCGCACCACCACCGTTTCCGCCTCCCGGTGTGGGTATGCCTCCAGGAGGACCAATCCCGCCGTTCCCTCCCCGACACACTGGagcaccaccaccaacctTTGTTCCCCAGACCCAGTCCGCCCAGCCGACGACCGTCACACCAAAAGACGGCGTGTTCTGGCCAGACAACGACCACACTCCGGTGAGCATTGATGGTCCTCTaaagctgacaccaggccgagctgcgtgCGCAGCTCCCGAAGTACAGGTATacggagggcgagacgggacagaagcgcaaggcggcggccgacTTCCTGTAGATTGGACTGAGGAGATACCATGTATTCTACTACAGCATGCTGGGCGTCGTccactcgtcgacgacgccgtaCAACTCGCGCGAGAGGCGTCGCTGAATCTCCTCTGCACTCTCTGTCGCGGTCGGCGCGACAGCACGCACGGCCACGTATCGTCGGCACATGAGGACGTCGCCGATAGGTGCATCGCGTGCAAATTCCTCCTTGCCACCTTGGAGGAAGGCACCTGTTTCCTTGAGGAtgatggcggcggcctggcgtcagctcggGATTTGCAAAGATGAGATGACCTACCGTCACGTCCCAGGCCCAGCACCCAGCGTCCCTGGGGTTAGTTGCAGAACCCGGCAGACAACTAACCAGCTCATGTCCAActcgcccgccgcgacATGGGCGAGGTTGATCGTCGTGGCCCCAgtcgctgccgtcagctcccAGTACTAACTGACGCACTCCTTAGCGCGTGCACCATGACACCGTCCGGGATCCCCTTGCTCGGGTCACCATTCAACCGCCGGAAATTGGGCAGCTTGACGTCGATAGTGTCCGGACGGCGG from Cutaneotrichosporon cavernicola HIS019 DNA, chromosome: 2 harbors:
- the HYM1 gene encoding uncharacterized protein (Transcriptional repressor) translates to MNFFNRTKTRSPQESARLLRDYLLRLDAPGSPETKRKVAEECSKLIASVKACLLGEGDVDASPESQTAVTNEVYNQDLLALLVMHLRQLEFEARKDVGHIYSSLLRRTLGTRLPTVDHIAHKPAILFNALHGYADPEVALNTGMILKEMLRYEPLAKILLYSEEFYTFPKYIEDTTFGISCDAFANMKDTLTKHKQMVAAYLEANYDRFFTMYNTLIMSSNYVTKRQSLKLLGEILLDRANYSIMTRYIASEANLKLMMNFLRDRSRNIQFEAFHVFKVFVANPNKPPEIARILRRNKERLLVFLREFHNDKDDDQFTDEKQFLIAQIERLQ
- the vti1 gene encoding uncharacterized protein (Vesicle transport v-SNARE protein N-terminus), which codes for MDNSPTALFENYDDDLKQLVSSLKGKLDGDVQTLRGEPRKAALKKVSDDLDEAEEIISQMELEIPSMPVSLRKNFQERLATSKASVDKVTKQVRDLRASTQREELLAGAGGWSDDPYTDDDPSAFSARTRLLAGTEMLSTSSQRLDNAHRVALETEDVGADILRNLRGQREQIEHTRDTLTGADASIDRAAGTLKKMIHKMYQQKVVTGAIIAVLVLLIILVLWSKIRG
- the MRPL6 gene encoding uncharacterized protein (Ribosomal protein L6), whose protein sequence is MNPRALLRTSVASSSRAFSTTARAASHVGSRPIPIPAKVEIQYPTSSIDPELPMASEAGQRFVEVKGPRGALTVPILPPIILDPPAAGQPLEVRVHDEEAKSHRSLWGLTRGLLNNAVKGVSEGYTVELRLVGVGYRAAVEPIPKVFRDIQASIPRVAKPASPGAPPYVLPPLPKDRLNIKLGFAHPVLIDIPVDIKVTTPAPTKIVLEGIDNQKLGRFAAKIRRWRKPEPYRGKGIFIGDETIKLKEIKKK
- a CDS encoding uncharacterized protein (zinc finger) is translated as MGKKKRTQVFVLKPWCWYCEREFEDDKVLLQHQKSKHFKCQLCPRKLNTAGGLMVHSQQVHKSEPEPLTNTLPGRDGYDIEIFGMEGVPTNALAEWKARKEQEAGAAALVQQAERKRPRHQYTVIPEADLMAALAQHKALMAARRLANKNAGAPPPVVPPPFPPPGMPTFPHGAPPPFPGRPPFMSGAPPPFPPPGVGMPPGGPIPPFPPRHTGAPPPTFVPQTQSAQPTTVTPKDGVFWPDNDHTPAELRAQLPKYRYTEGETGQKRKAAADFL